Proteins found in one Megachile rotundata isolate GNS110a chromosome 14, iyMegRotu1, whole genome shotgun sequence genomic segment:
- the LOC100883648 gene encoding uncharacterized protein LOC100883648: MRSLAVALLVVGTCYAARLENTYLPPGNAGTAGGAGLIQAPNRGPGGPGGPGGPGRPGGAGGPGGPGGPGGFGGGGGGGSFGGGGGGGGAYGGGGGGGFGGPGGGGPRGGPGGGQEIPIVSFNNQNSGDGNYQFSYETGNGISAQETGQQQGNSEAVSGSYSYTGPDGVQYSVSYTADEQGFHPQGAHLPTPPPIPPEIQRGVELALAAEARGENQDTSGGGGGGGGNGGGGYSGGGGFGGGGGGGGGGGRGGGGGGGGYQGPNSYQTSSGGYHY, encoded by the exons ATGAGATCG CTCGCTGTCGCGCTGCTGGTAGTCGGTACCTGTTACGCGGCCCGACTGGAGAACACTTACCTTCCTCCGGGTAATGCGGGCACCGCGGGAGGTGCGGGTTTAATACAAGCGCCAAATAGAGGCCCTGGAGGTCCTGGTGGTCCCGGAGGACCTGGTAGACCCGGTGGAGCAGGCGGTCCTGGTGGTCCAGGTGGTCCAGGTGGTTTCGGCGGCGGTGGAGGGGGTGGCTCCTTCGGCGGTGGTGGTGGAGGAGGTGGCGCTTACGGAGGTGGCGGTGGAGGTGGATTTGGAGGAC CCGGTGGCGGTGGACCAAGAGGAGGTCCCGGTGGTGGCCAGGAGATACCCATCGTCTCGTTCAACAATCAGAACAGCGGCGACGGCAACTACCAGTTCAGCTACGAAACAGGAAATGGTATCAGTGCGCAGGAAACGGGTCAGCAGCAAG GTAATTCGGAAGCGGTTAGTGGATCGTACTCGTACACGGGACCTGATGGCGTGCAATACAGTGTCTCTTACACGGCTGACGAACAAGGTTTTCATCCCCAAGGAGCTCATCTTCCGACACCACCTCCCATCCCACCGGAAATCCAACGAGGAGTCGAATTGGCACTTGCCGCTGAGGCCAGAGGAGAGAATCAAGACACTTCCGGTGGTGGTGGAGGAGGTGGCGGTAATGGCGGAGGCGGATATTCAGGCGGGGGTGGTTTCG gcggtggcggtggtggtggtggtggaggtGGTCGAGGTGGAGGTGGCGGTGGAGGCGGCTATCAAGGTCCAAATTCATACCAAACGAGCTCGGGCGGATACCATTACTAA
- the LOC100883760 gene encoding phospholipid-transporting ATPase ABCA3 isoform X2 produces MANNIRLFALLLYKNLIVRCRHWKTTLFVQCLIPIALFVLIQATRDFSVQPPRKINESTHYHPDELTSINIDMTFLYYVPRNSYTQNLMNDIRLCLRLPYENIAGFASEDDMINAYTILQVEAPHVNVLAVVFEQYNTTDIKYKIRHAIEIPNTLFYNTFEQRSFYNAIPFIPLQICVDECFINHTSHSSIERKMSIQKMPYPPYVKIDESDIMLRMAVCMFAVIALLIPLCIETNYATKEKYIGVNVLMAMNGVKHYQNLLSWLITGVFFSIFYVVPIIILFKNTFSKNVDPYLYYGNSFIFWLLFTVHIAHLISFGMHIAAYFSKPRFVITALSVIYTASFSLHGHLTRDGVFSIIPYLGLLFPNMLLYRFLEEVNAYETKLIGIQWSNMFDVGDPQYNISGSIGFILIFSLLGASLHFLLALYINAIFPGKYGVRKKPFYFLKYLRRNKVYLDEDIEDFDYDKVDNENFESVTKGALTPGIQIRNLKKTYKTNCFRKSAVQALKGITIDLYKGQITALLGHNGAGKTTLMSILTGVISPTEGKVLINGKSIAKHLDVIRNDLGLCPQENMVFPDMSVSEQLEFFGLLKGVNKTRKEIKLNVNMLLDKLKLREKRNVLPSKLSGGQKRRLCLGMALVGDASIVILDEPTSGMDPETRRDIWDIILKIRGKKTILISTHNMEEADILGDRIAIVHGGRLKCYGTSMFLKKQYGYGHLEVTLSTKSWCNSEKVINKFDARTQQISVDSEKIVLSVPNTETLPQILDKVENQKKKLGVTGISVSLITLEEVFLKVIKKEDKETHLNEIFCSPLQKVTGWPLCIQTILALYHKKLTYTRKNLSHTLLTLFLPILSVVLMGLSYDTPSESTNVFPLQLNMYRYPKALYSENEMLGKHYKNTVEYFGGSAEEVKQDKSVSEALLDHAIQDIAKYRNNYIVSAEFNTSDGAVYVNGFYSGLAIHSIPLTVNLISNALIKQIAGEEYSIHISSQQLPNSLSATMLVPSAEALPRVLVFCSFFFPTVALFLIHPFQEMETKIKQLQRMTGVSSFSYWGTMFTFDFIVLTACVLIIILGLYIMDVILDIRLYYSTEISLLQYLLHEVIFRFEYLKVLHAIQKRIFRLIPHVSLFHGQYSFFEIAVQNARCRRLPNRLQSVVCLAPMDICCDLECADGVCKKQLSYFSDYSSDMSLGECVVYLSVTPLIYFAVLIILEERLIDKLYAKVFDQKLKNACDIKDEEVQKEKYAVALEMRNLTNRDLTSEEGKRISEKEKETPMPAIKPDTLESSENNNESLFLVYELSKYYGKLMAVQEINFRVKQRECFGLLGVNGAGKSTTFRMLTGEEMPNSGIMYLGRSEIRADRKNYLAQMGYCPQTDALLNSLNSFDHLRLFALLRGIPRSKVDLEVNKWINRLNLNACMYQPSGTYSGGNKRRLNIAMSLIGNPTLVLLDEPTTGVDPAARRSLWNILQSCQAMGQAIILTSHSMEECEALCNRLVIMVKGQLVCIGASQELKQRFGAGYDIHIKLNPSRSDDDVSNIKMIMESSLTCEVRDENLGLIAYHVNNSGTTWEKMYSTMKDLKNRYSCIEDYAVLSATLEQLFIQFARGTETKEPEGSTDSRTSPALI; encoded by the exons atggctaataacatcAGGCTCTTTGCCcttcttttatataaaaatttgatagtacGTTGTAGGCATTGGAAAACAACATTATTTGTACAGTGTTTGATACCTATTGCTTTGTTTGTATTAATACAAGCTACAAGAGACTTCAGTGTACAGCCACCCAGAAAGATTAATGAAAGTACACACTACCATCCAGATGAATTAACTTCAATAAACATAGATATGACATTTTTATACTATGTGCCACGGAATTCGTATACACAAAATCTTATGAATGACATTCGATTATGTTTGAGATTACCATATGAAA ATATAGCTGGATTCGCATCCGAAGATGATATGATTAATGCTTACACAATTTTACAAGTTGAAGCTCCACATGTTAATGTTTTAGCTGTTGTATTTGAACAATACAATACAActgatataaaatacaaaataagacATGCTATTGAAATTCcaaatacattattttacaatacattTGAGCAGCGTTCATTTTATAATGCAATACCATTTATACCATTACAAATATGTGTTGATGAATGTTTtataaatcatacatcacattcttcAATAGAGAGAAAg atgTCAATACAAAAAATGCCTTATCCACCATATGTTAAAATAGACGAATCTGATATTATGTTAAGAATGGCAGTGTGCATGTTTGCAGTCATTGCTTTATTAATTCCACTATGTATAGAAACAAACTATGCAACAAAGGAAAAATACATTGGAGTAAAT GTTTTAATGGCAATGAATGGAGTAAAGCATTATCAAAATCTGCTAAGTTGGTTAATTACTGGAGTATTTTTCAGCATTTTTTATGTAgttccaataataatattatttaaaaacactttCTCTAAGAATGTTGATCCATATTTGTATTATGGCAACAGTTTTATATTTTGGTTACTGTTTACAGTACATATTGCTCATTTAATATCATTTGGTATGCACATTGCTGCATACTTTTCAAAGC CACGTTTTGTGATAACAGCATTATCAGTTATTTATACTGCTTCTTTTTCACTTCATGGACACTTAACAAGAGATGGAGTATTTTCAATAATACCATATTTGGGATTATTGTTTCCAAATATGTTGTTGTATAGGTTCTTGGAAGAGGTCAATGCATACGAAACTAAAT TAATTGGTATCCAATGGTCAAATATGTTTGATGTTGGAGATCCACAATATAATATCAGTGGATCTATtggatttatattaattttttcactTTTGGGTGCTTCACTGCATTTCCTTTTAGCATTGTATATCAATGCTATTTTTCCAGGAAAGTATGGAGTACGTAAAAAgccattttattttttgaag TATTTAAGAAGAAATAAAGTATATCTTGATGAGGATATAGAAGATTTTGACTATGATAAAGTGgataatgaaaattttgaatctgTGACAAAAGGTGCACTTACTCCTGGAATTCAGATACGTAATCTTAAGAAAACGTATAAAACTAACTGCTTTCGAAAATCG gCAGTTCAAGCATTAAAAGGAATTACGATTGATTTATACAAAGGTCAAATCACAGCTTTATTGGGCCATAATGGCGCTGGGAAAACTACACTAATGTCTATCTTAAcag gTGTAATAAGCCCAACCGAAGGGAAAGTTCTTATAAATGGCAAAAGCATTGCAAAACATTTGGATGTTATCAGAAATGACTTGGGATTATGTCCTCAAGAAAATATGGTTTTTCCAGATATGAGTGTATCTGAACAGTTAGAATTTTTTGGTCTA TTGAAAGGTGTAAATAAAAcaagaaaagaaattaaacTAAATGTTAATATGCTtcttgataaattaaaattacgtGAGAAAAGAAATGTTCTTCCAAGTAAATTGTCAGGAGGACAGAAGAGAAGATTGTGCCTTGGGATGGCTCTTGTTGGTGATGCTAGT atTGTAATTTTGGACGAACCAACATCAGGAATGGATCCTGAAACTAGAAGAGATATATGGGATATTATATTG aaaataagaGGGAAGAAAACAATTTTGATTAGCACACATAATATGGAAGAAGCTGATATACTCGGAGACAGAATTGCTATTGTGCACGGAGGGCGATTAAAATGTTATGGTACATCCATGTTTTTGAAAAAGCAATATG gcTATGGCCATTTAGAAGTTACATTATCAACTAAATCTTGGTGTAATTCAGAGAAAGTTATAAACAAGTTTGATGCAAGAACACAACAAATAAGTGTAGACAGTGAAAAGATTGTTTTAAGTGTACCAAATACTGAGACATTACCACAAATTTTAGATAAAGTTGAAAATCAAAAAAAGAAACTAGGTGTTACAGGGATCAGCGTGTCACTTATTACTTTAGAAGAAGTATTTTTAAA AGTAATTAAAAAAGAAGACAAAGAAACACATTTGAATGAAATATTCTGTTCTCCATTACAAAAAGTAACGGGATGGCCTTTGTGTATACAAACTATTTTAGCGCTGTATCATAAAAAATTAACTTACACTAGGAAGAATTTGAGTCATACATTATTGACT CTATTTTTACCAATTTTGTCAGTAGTATTAATGGGCTTAAGTTACGACACACCTAGTGAATCAACAAATGTATTTCCACTGCAACTTAACATGTACAGGTATCCAAAAGCTTTGTATTCTGAAAATGAAATGCTTGgtaaacattataaaaatactgTAGAATATTTTGGTGGATCTGCAGAGGAAGTAAAGCAAGATAAAAGTGTTTCAGAAG CTTTGTTGGATCATGCTATTCAAGACATTGCAAAATATCGCAACAATTACATTGTTTCTGCAGAATTTAATACTTCTGATGGAGCTGTATATGTTAATGGTTTTTATTCTGGCTTAGCAATTCATAGTATACCATTGACTGTGAATCTAATATCAAATGCATTAATCAAACAAATAGCTGGAGAAGAATATTCCATTCATATTTCAAGCCAGCAGTTACCGAACTCTTTGTCAGCAACGATGTTAGTACCAAGCGCTGAAGCATTGCCTCGGGTTTTGGTATTCTGCTCTTTCTTCTTCCCAACTGTAGCGTTGTTTCTTATCCATCCCTTTCAAGAGATGGAAACTAAAATAAAGCAACTTCAAAGAATGACGGGAGTCTCCTCTTTCTCATATTGGGGCACCATGTTCACCTTTGATTTTATAGTTCTCACAGCTTGTGTACTCATTATCATACTAGGGCTTTATATTATGGATGTTATCTTGGATATTCGCTTATACTACAGCACAGAAATAT cgTTGCTGCAATATCTGCTGCATGAAGTGATTTTCCGTTTCGAATACTTGAAGGTTCTACACGCGATACAGAAAAGAATATTCCGTCTAATACCTCATGTGAGCCTATTTCATGGTCAATATTCTTTCTTCGAAATAGCTGTACAAAATGCAAGATGCCGTCGATTACCAAATCGATTGCAGAGCGTAGTTTGCCTAGCTCCTATGGATATTTGCTGTG ATTTGGAGTGTGCAGATGGAGTCTGCAAAAAGCAACTTTCCTATTTTTCTGACTATAGTAGTGACATGAGCCTGGGAGAATGCGTTGTATATTTGTCCGTCACGCCATTAATATattttgctgtacttattattctagaAGAACGATTAATAGACAAACTTTACGCTAAAGTATTCGatcaaaagttaaaaaatgccTGTGATATAAAAGATGAAGAGGTACAGAAGGAGAAGTACGCAGTGGCGTTAGAAATGAGGAATCTAACGAACCGTGATTTAACATCTGAAGAAG GAAAAAGAATCagcgaaaaagagaaagaaacacCAATGCCTGCTATTAAACCTGACACTCTTGAAAGTTCAGAAAATAACAACGAGAGTCTGTTCCTGGTTTATGAGTTAAGTAAATATTACGGGAAATTAATGGCAGTACAGGAAATCAATTTCCGAGTGAAGCAACGAGAATGTTTTGGATTACTTGGCGTTAACGGCGCTGGGAAGAGCACTACATTCAGAATGTTGACTGGTGAAGAAATGCCAAACAGTGGCATCATGTACTTAGGAAGATCAGAAATTCGTGCAGACAGGAAAAAC TATCTTGCTCAAATGGGTTATTGCCCACAAACAGATGCTTTACTCAACTCGTTAAACTCGTTTGATCATTTGCGATTGTTCGCATTACTTCGAGGTATACCTAGATCCAAAGTGGACTTAGAAGTCAATAAATGGATCAATCGGCTCA ATTTAAATGCTTGTATGTATCAACCAAGTGGTACTTACAGTGGAGGTAATAAACGACGTTTGAATATTGCAATGTCTTTAATTGGGAATCCAACACTTGTTCTGTTGGATGAACCAACGACGGGGGTCGACCCTGCAGCTAGAAGATCCTTATGGAATATTCTTCAATCGTGTCAAGCAATGGGACAAGCTATTATTCTTACTTCTCACAG cATGGAAGAATGCGAGGCTTTGTGCAATAGACTAGTCATTATGGTGAAAGGTCAATTGGTTTGCATCGGTGCAAGCCAAGAATTGAAGCAACGATTCGGCGCTGGTTACGATATTCACATCAAATTAAATCCCAGTAGATCGGATGATGATGTTAGCAATATAAAGATGATTATGGAATCATCTTTAACGTGTGAAGTCAgagatgagaatttg GGATTAATTGCTTATCACGTCAATAATTCTGGAACGACGTGGGAAAAAATGTACAGTACAATGAAGGATTTGAAAAACCGATACAGTTGTATCGAAGATTATGCTGTTTTATCAGCTACCTTGGAGCAGCTTTTCATTCAGTTCGCCAGAGGAACTGAAACAAAGGAACCCGAAGGGTCTACAGATTCCAGAACTAGTCCAGCACTTATTTAA
- the LOC100883760 gene encoding phospholipid-transporting ATPase ABCA3 isoform X1 — MANNIRLFALLLYKNLIVRCRHWKTTLFVQCLIPIALFVLIQATRDFSVQPPRKINESTHYHPDELTSINIDMTFLYYVPRNSYTQNLMNDIRLCLRLPYENIAGFASEDDMINAYTILQVEAPHVNVLAVVFEQYNTTDIKYKIRHAIEIPNTLFYNTFEQRSFYNAIPFIPLQICVDECFINHTSHSSIERKMSIQKMPYPPYVKIDESDIMLRMAVCMFAVIALLIPLCIETNYATKEKYIGVNVLMAMNGVKHYQNLLSWLITGVFFSIFYVVPIIILFKNTFSKNVDPYLYYGNSFIFWLLFTVHIAHLISFGMHIAAYFSKPRFVITALSVIYTASFSLHGHLTRDGVFSIIPYLGLLFPNMLLYRFLEEVNAYETKLIGIQWSNMFDVGDPQYNISGSIGFILIFSLLGASLHFLLALYINAIFPGKYGVRKKPFYFLKYLRRNKVYLDEDIEDFDYDKVDNENFESVTKGALTPGIQIRNLKKTYKTNCFRKSAVQALKGITIDLYKGQITALLGHNGAGKTTLMSILTGVISPTEGKVLINGKSIAKHLDVIRNDLGLCPQENMVFPDMSVSEQLEFFGLLKGVNKTRKEIKLNVNMLLDKLKLREKRNVLPSKLSGGQKRRLCLGMALVGDASIVILDEPTSGMDPETRRDIWDIILKIRGKKTILISTHNMEEADILGDRIAIVHGGRLKCYGTSMFLKKQYGYGHLEVTLSTKSWCNSEKVINKFDARTQQISVDSEKIVLSVPNTETLPQILDKVENQKKKLGVTGISVSLITLEEVFLKVIKKEDKETHLNEIFCSPLQKVTGWPLCIQTILALYHKKLTYTRKNLSHTLLTLFLPILSVVLMGLSYDTPSESTNVFPLQLNMYRYPKALYSENEMLGKHYKNTVEYFGGSAEEVKQDKSVSEALLDHAIQDIAKYRNNYIVSAEFNTSDGAVYVNGFYSGLAIHSIPLTVNLISNALIKQIAGEEYSIHISSQQLPNSLSATMLVPSAEALPRVLVFCSFFFPTVALFLIHPFQEMETKIKQLQRMTGVSSFSYWGTMFTFDFIVLTACVLIIILGLYIMDVILDIRLYYSTEILTMTLLLLLFGINSLFITYIFSFVNKSRNTVGTILSLVPVGFTLLQYLLHEVIFRFEYLKVLHAIQKRIFRLIPHVSLFHGQYSFFEIAVQNARCRRLPNRLQSVVCLAPMDICCDLECADGVCKKQLSYFSDYSSDMSLGECVVYLSVTPLIYFAVLIILEERLIDKLYAKVFDQKLKNACDIKDEEVQKEKYAVALEMRNLTNRDLTSEEGKRISEKEKETPMPAIKPDTLESSENNNESLFLVYELSKYYGKLMAVQEINFRVKQRECFGLLGVNGAGKSTTFRMLTGEEMPNSGIMYLGRSEIRADRKNYLAQMGYCPQTDALLNSLNSFDHLRLFALLRGIPRSKVDLEVNKWINRLNLNACMYQPSGTYSGGNKRRLNIAMSLIGNPTLVLLDEPTTGVDPAARRSLWNILQSCQAMGQAIILTSHSMEECEALCNRLVIMVKGQLVCIGASQELKQRFGAGYDIHIKLNPSRSDDDVSNIKMIMESSLTCEVRDENLGLIAYHVNNSGTTWEKMYSTMKDLKNRYSCIEDYAVLSATLEQLFIQFARGTETKEPEGSTDSRTSPALI; from the exons atggctaataacatcAGGCTCTTTGCCcttcttttatataaaaatttgatagtacGTTGTAGGCATTGGAAAACAACATTATTTGTACAGTGTTTGATACCTATTGCTTTGTTTGTATTAATACAAGCTACAAGAGACTTCAGTGTACAGCCACCCAGAAAGATTAATGAAAGTACACACTACCATCCAGATGAATTAACTTCAATAAACATAGATATGACATTTTTATACTATGTGCCACGGAATTCGTATACACAAAATCTTATGAATGACATTCGATTATGTTTGAGATTACCATATGAAA ATATAGCTGGATTCGCATCCGAAGATGATATGATTAATGCTTACACAATTTTACAAGTTGAAGCTCCACATGTTAATGTTTTAGCTGTTGTATTTGAACAATACAATACAActgatataaaatacaaaataagacATGCTATTGAAATTCcaaatacattattttacaatacattTGAGCAGCGTTCATTTTATAATGCAATACCATTTATACCATTACAAATATGTGTTGATGAATGTTTtataaatcatacatcacattcttcAATAGAGAGAAAg atgTCAATACAAAAAATGCCTTATCCACCATATGTTAAAATAGACGAATCTGATATTATGTTAAGAATGGCAGTGTGCATGTTTGCAGTCATTGCTTTATTAATTCCACTATGTATAGAAACAAACTATGCAACAAAGGAAAAATACATTGGAGTAAAT GTTTTAATGGCAATGAATGGAGTAAAGCATTATCAAAATCTGCTAAGTTGGTTAATTACTGGAGTATTTTTCAGCATTTTTTATGTAgttccaataataatattatttaaaaacactttCTCTAAGAATGTTGATCCATATTTGTATTATGGCAACAGTTTTATATTTTGGTTACTGTTTACAGTACATATTGCTCATTTAATATCATTTGGTATGCACATTGCTGCATACTTTTCAAAGC CACGTTTTGTGATAACAGCATTATCAGTTATTTATACTGCTTCTTTTTCACTTCATGGACACTTAACAAGAGATGGAGTATTTTCAATAATACCATATTTGGGATTATTGTTTCCAAATATGTTGTTGTATAGGTTCTTGGAAGAGGTCAATGCATACGAAACTAAAT TAATTGGTATCCAATGGTCAAATATGTTTGATGTTGGAGATCCACAATATAATATCAGTGGATCTATtggatttatattaattttttcactTTTGGGTGCTTCACTGCATTTCCTTTTAGCATTGTATATCAATGCTATTTTTCCAGGAAAGTATGGAGTACGTAAAAAgccattttattttttgaag TATTTAAGAAGAAATAAAGTATATCTTGATGAGGATATAGAAGATTTTGACTATGATAAAGTGgataatgaaaattttgaatctgTGACAAAAGGTGCACTTACTCCTGGAATTCAGATACGTAATCTTAAGAAAACGTATAAAACTAACTGCTTTCGAAAATCG gCAGTTCAAGCATTAAAAGGAATTACGATTGATTTATACAAAGGTCAAATCACAGCTTTATTGGGCCATAATGGCGCTGGGAAAACTACACTAATGTCTATCTTAAcag gTGTAATAAGCCCAACCGAAGGGAAAGTTCTTATAAATGGCAAAAGCATTGCAAAACATTTGGATGTTATCAGAAATGACTTGGGATTATGTCCTCAAGAAAATATGGTTTTTCCAGATATGAGTGTATCTGAACAGTTAGAATTTTTTGGTCTA TTGAAAGGTGTAAATAAAAcaagaaaagaaattaaacTAAATGTTAATATGCTtcttgataaattaaaattacgtGAGAAAAGAAATGTTCTTCCAAGTAAATTGTCAGGAGGACAGAAGAGAAGATTGTGCCTTGGGATGGCTCTTGTTGGTGATGCTAGT atTGTAATTTTGGACGAACCAACATCAGGAATGGATCCTGAAACTAGAAGAGATATATGGGATATTATATTG aaaataagaGGGAAGAAAACAATTTTGATTAGCACACATAATATGGAAGAAGCTGATATACTCGGAGACAGAATTGCTATTGTGCACGGAGGGCGATTAAAATGTTATGGTACATCCATGTTTTTGAAAAAGCAATATG gcTATGGCCATTTAGAAGTTACATTATCAACTAAATCTTGGTGTAATTCAGAGAAAGTTATAAACAAGTTTGATGCAAGAACACAACAAATAAGTGTAGACAGTGAAAAGATTGTTTTAAGTGTACCAAATACTGAGACATTACCACAAATTTTAGATAAAGTTGAAAATCAAAAAAAGAAACTAGGTGTTACAGGGATCAGCGTGTCACTTATTACTTTAGAAGAAGTATTTTTAAA AGTAATTAAAAAAGAAGACAAAGAAACACATTTGAATGAAATATTCTGTTCTCCATTACAAAAAGTAACGGGATGGCCTTTGTGTATACAAACTATTTTAGCGCTGTATCATAAAAAATTAACTTACACTAGGAAGAATTTGAGTCATACATTATTGACT CTATTTTTACCAATTTTGTCAGTAGTATTAATGGGCTTAAGTTACGACACACCTAGTGAATCAACAAATGTATTTCCACTGCAACTTAACATGTACAGGTATCCAAAAGCTTTGTATTCTGAAAATGAAATGCTTGgtaaacattataaaaatactgTAGAATATTTTGGTGGATCTGCAGAGGAAGTAAAGCAAGATAAAAGTGTTTCAGAAG CTTTGTTGGATCATGCTATTCAAGACATTGCAAAATATCGCAACAATTACATTGTTTCTGCAGAATTTAATACTTCTGATGGAGCTGTATATGTTAATGGTTTTTATTCTGGCTTAGCAATTCATAGTATACCATTGACTGTGAATCTAATATCAAATGCATTAATCAAACAAATAGCTGGAGAAGAATATTCCATTCATATTTCAAGCCAGCAGTTACCGAACTCTTTGTCAGCAACGATGTTAGTACCAAGCGCTGAAGCATTGCCTCGGGTTTTGGTATTCTGCTCTTTCTTCTTCCCAACTGTAGCGTTGTTTCTTATCCATCCCTTTCAAGAGATGGAAACTAAAATAAAGCAACTTCAAAGAATGACGGGAGTCTCCTCTTTCTCATATTGGGGCACCATGTTCACCTTTGATTTTATAGTTCTCACAGCTTGTGTACTCATTATCATACTAGGGCTTTATATTATGGATGTTATCTTGGATATTCGCTTATACTACAGCACAGAAATAT TGACTATGACACTGCTATTACTGCTGTTTggcattaattctttattcatAACATATATCTTTAGTTTTGTCAATAAATCGAGAAATACTGTGGGGACCATATTGAGTCTTGTACCTGTTGGATTCA cgTTGCTGCAATATCTGCTGCATGAAGTGATTTTCCGTTTCGAATACTTGAAGGTTCTACACGCGATACAGAAAAGAATATTCCGTCTAATACCTCATGTGAGCCTATTTCATGGTCAATATTCTTTCTTCGAAATAGCTGTACAAAATGCAAGATGCCGTCGATTACCAAATCGATTGCAGAGCGTAGTTTGCCTAGCTCCTATGGATATTTGCTGTG ATTTGGAGTGTGCAGATGGAGTCTGCAAAAAGCAACTTTCCTATTTTTCTGACTATAGTAGTGACATGAGCCTGGGAGAATGCGTTGTATATTTGTCCGTCACGCCATTAATATattttgctgtacttattattctagaAGAACGATTAATAGACAAACTTTACGCTAAAGTATTCGatcaaaagttaaaaaatgccTGTGATATAAAAGATGAAGAGGTACAGAAGGAGAAGTACGCAGTGGCGTTAGAAATGAGGAATCTAACGAACCGTGATTTAACATCTGAAGAAG GAAAAAGAATCagcgaaaaagagaaagaaacacCAATGCCTGCTATTAAACCTGACACTCTTGAAAGTTCAGAAAATAACAACGAGAGTCTGTTCCTGGTTTATGAGTTAAGTAAATATTACGGGAAATTAATGGCAGTACAGGAAATCAATTTCCGAGTGAAGCAACGAGAATGTTTTGGATTACTTGGCGTTAACGGCGCTGGGAAGAGCACTACATTCAGAATGTTGACTGGTGAAGAAATGCCAAACAGTGGCATCATGTACTTAGGAAGATCAGAAATTCGTGCAGACAGGAAAAAC TATCTTGCTCAAATGGGTTATTGCCCACAAACAGATGCTTTACTCAACTCGTTAAACTCGTTTGATCATTTGCGATTGTTCGCATTACTTCGAGGTATACCTAGATCCAAAGTGGACTTAGAAGTCAATAAATGGATCAATCGGCTCA ATTTAAATGCTTGTATGTATCAACCAAGTGGTACTTACAGTGGAGGTAATAAACGACGTTTGAATATTGCAATGTCTTTAATTGGGAATCCAACACTTGTTCTGTTGGATGAACCAACGACGGGGGTCGACCCTGCAGCTAGAAGATCCTTATGGAATATTCTTCAATCGTGTCAAGCAATGGGACAAGCTATTATTCTTACTTCTCACAG cATGGAAGAATGCGAGGCTTTGTGCAATAGACTAGTCATTATGGTGAAAGGTCAATTGGTTTGCATCGGTGCAAGCCAAGAATTGAAGCAACGATTCGGCGCTGGTTACGATATTCACATCAAATTAAATCCCAGTAGATCGGATGATGATGTTAGCAATATAAAGATGATTATGGAATCATCTTTAACGTGTGAAGTCAgagatgagaatttg GGATTAATTGCTTATCACGTCAATAATTCTGGAACGACGTGGGAAAAAATGTACAGTACAATGAAGGATTTGAAAAACCGATACAGTTGTATCGAAGATTATGCTGTTTTATCAGCTACCTTGGAGCAGCTTTTCATTCAGTTCGCCAGAGGAACTGAAACAAAGGAACCCGAAGGGTCTACAGATTCCAGAACTAGTCCAGCACTTATTTAA